The following coding sequences are from one Maniola hyperantus chromosome 7, iAphHyp1.2, whole genome shotgun sequence window:
- the Dpit47 gene encoding DNA polymerase interacting tetratricopeptide repeat-containing, protein of 47 kDa yields MSEKVDQSKTSMTEEERIALCHKLDKELDDFIDSLEKKRYTEGWPEDRWEEEMEKHPFFMKSTPENGELSPLAEGLAKLKFDPAENTSLELATNYKEDGNFNFKHKNYRLAILGYTEGIKVKSDDAEINASLYNNRGAAQFHLLNYRSALFDSERALSFKPDHARARLRAAKSALAVAKYDTCIEHCEKLLQTQSKDKELIELLNIAKKKKMIQERDERKKKVLEDKRNAAKQAVIEAIVGRGIKISNCEDEDDIDLSKLEPCIPGAQDAIVHLEDGILKWPVLLLYPEYQQTDFIRACPENVPLLNQLEQIFPAPWDDKNTYSIGKINLYYEGSDSMPHVVDPTNKLGDILKMKHYVLKSGTPSFFCLLKGSRYEKSYLESYL; encoded by the exons atgaGTGAAAAAGTAGATCAATCGAAAACATCGATGACTGAGGAAGAAAGAATAGCTCTTTGCCATAAGCTGGATAAGGAACTTGATGATTTTATTGATAGTTTGGAAAAAAAACGATATACTGAGGGATGGCCAGAGGACCGCTGGGAG gaagaAATGGAGAAGCATCCATTCTTCATGAAGTCGACTCCAGAGAATGGTGAACTGTCCCCACTTGCTGAGGGCCTGGCAAAGCTGAAGTTTGATCCTGCAGAGAACACATCACTGGAATTGGCCACTAACTATAAGGAAGATGGGAATTTCAACTTTAAGCATAAGAATTACAGATTGGCGATATTGGG GTACACAGAGGGAATTAAAGTTAAATCTGACGATGCAGAAATCAATGCTAGCTTGTATAACAACCGCGGGGCGGCCCAATTTCATTTATTGAACTACCGATCAGCCTTATTCGATAGTGAACGTGCATTGTCGTTTAAGCCAGACCATGCTAGAGCTCGTTTACGGGCAGCCAAATCAGCACTTGCAGTCGCGAAATACGATACGTGTATAGAACACTGCGAAAAATTACTACAAACGCAATCAAAGGATAAAGAATTGATAGAACTTCTTAACATAgccaaaaagaaaaagatgattCAAGAGCGGgatgaaagaaagaagaaggtCTTAGAAGACAAAAGAAATGCAGCAAAACAAGCAGTTATTGAAGCTATTGTTGGTAGAggaataaaaatatctaattgTGAGGATGAAGACGACATTGACTTGTCTAAGCTAGAGCCCTGTATACCTGGTGCCCAAGATGCAATAGTTCATTTAGAAGACGGCATTTTGAAGTGGCCCGTTCTGCTGCTATATCCAGAGTACCAACAGACTGATTTTATTAGAGCGTGCCCAGAAAATGTGCCGCTCTTAAACCAGTTAGAACAAATATTCCCCGCACCTTGGGATGACAAAAATACATACAGTATTGGAAAAATTAATCTTTATTACGAAGGCTCGGACAGTATGCCACACGTGGTTGATCCGACCAATAAATTGGGTGACATCTTGAAGATGAAGCATTATGTATTAAAATCAGGTACACCATCGTTTTTCTGCTTGTTAAAAGGCAGTCGATATGAAAAGAGCTATTTGGAAAGTTATCTTTAA